The genomic segment TACAAACTGTATCAGGTGGagccccatgatgggattagtgcccttaggaagaggaagagactcCAGAACTTTCTCTCTGTGTCACTTGAGGACACGGCCAGAAGGCAGCTCTGTGTGGACTCTGAagctggacttccagcctccagaactgtgagacataaaCGTCTGCCGTTGAGGGGGTTCAGCCTGTGGTGTGGGATTGTAGTAGCCCTAGTGAGGCACTGGCCTGTTAGATGGAAACTTCTGGAGCTAAGGGGCTTTCAGCTTTGCACTCAGCACCTGGTCAGAGCTTGGACATCCTCTCCTAAAGATTTCCCTAAGCTTGGGTTGAATTCCCTAAGCTGCCCGGATGCCACAGACCATGTCTGAGAGCTTGAAGCAGCTGAGGCGGTTGTGTTATTTAAATTGGGGTTTGATTGTTTCAGTTCGTTTTACTCTAGAGGCAGGAAAAACAATGACAGTTAAGGCCTCTCACCCCGCTGTTTTAGGGAGTGAGGGAAGGCAACCACCCCTGATTCGACAAGAAGACCATTCTTAAAGGTCGTCAAAATAGACTTAGGGAAGCAGGCCTGTGGTTCCTTGACGCTCCTCCCAGGCCTTCCTGTTTGTACCAGCCACCAGCATCCTGCGGGCACCGAGGGGGTGGATGTGGACTCGCTGCTCGCAGCCCGCCAGACTGCTAGCCGCCCGCCAGACTGCTAGCCCGGTGTCCCAAGTCAAAAGTCACAGCGACATGCCGGAAAGACAGTTTCCACAGGATGAGTGGAAAAGGGGACGTCTCTTCTGCCCATCAAAGGGTACACCCACTTGTGGTATTAAAGGATTTACAACCGGCCTCAGAAACGCTGCCAGAGCTGCTCCTTGGGGTCTGTCTGGTGGGAAGAGGCCCTCCTGTGGCTCCCCAGGTGGTAAACAGCTCCAGCTTCCTGCGGGGGTGTGGAGCAGCCCAAAGGCCACactgataaaaaaacaaaaccagcccCATTTCCGATCCAGAACTCTTGGGTAGAAAGTGACTCCACGTGCCAGtatgggcaccagagtgagacctcacctctattaaaagtaaaataaaaatgagctgggtgtgggggctcacccttgtagtgtcagctactttggaggctgaggcaggaggatcgcttgagccctggaggtagagcctgcagtgagctgagatggcaccactgtccTCCACCCTCGGGGACAGAGACCCTGTTTCCCCCcgaccaaaaaaacaaaagagagagagagagagagagagagagagagagagagagagagaNNNNNNNNNNNNNNNNNNNNNNNNNNNNNNNNNNNNNNNNNNNNNNNNNNNNNNNNNNNNNNNNNNNNNNNNNNNNNNNNNNNNNNNNNNNNNNNNNNNNTGGCCCAGCAGGTGATCTCTCCAGGCCATGCCTGGGTCCCAGGTTCTAAGTTTCACGGGGAGGCCCTCACTACCGCCCATCACAACTCTCAGAGCCTCTGGACAAAGCACACTTGTCCTGGCTATGGGCTTCTGCACGTGTAGTCTTCCAAGGAAGGTAACTACTTATGCCCTGGGTGGAGCAGGTGTTCTCTTTTCGTGGCATTTCTTTGCTCTCCTTTAGAAACACATGTATCATTGATTCAGATGGAGGCTCCCCGCTCAGGGCATCACAACACTGCGGTGGGTTAAGGGAGTCTCATTTAGTTCATCATCCCCAAGCCACCAGCCTCCTCAAGCAGCACGGTGGCCTCCTAAACTCATGGTTATTAATGTCTCTGGATGTGCTATGGACACCCAAGGCACCAAGGTCCTTCCAAGTGCCATCACTTTTTTAATTCTCAACCCGATGGCCACCATCTCCTCATCACAATTGGGCTAGACCCACTGTGGTGCCCACCTTGGTGATCACAGAAGAGTTAGATTCTTTTTCTCTTAGAGATAACATCATTTACATGTTCTCCAATAATCAGACCTCCCCACACCATCACAGGACATCCACCATCTcaacatcaaacatttattgaacaatgAATTGTGGATGGATAGTAAACTATGATCTTCTGAGGACTGACGCCCCAGGCCCACTGGCACCCAGCAGGGCCACGAGGCTTTTGCTAGACCACATCTCTCCATTTGACAAGCAACTTCTGGCACAAGCTCCCGTTTTTACCAGTTTTAAAGGTTAGCTAATATTTCCCACTTACTCCTCCTGGCAGGAAGTAGGGATTATTGCTCCAGAACCCACTGAGGGTGCGGTCAGAGGCAGCAAATGAGGAGAAGAAGACTTCAAATTAGAGACAACAACTATATCAGGCAAAGACCATATGGAAGTGCCATCACCAAACGTGGCCATGGGGGAGAAAGGCTCCAAGGAAAAGTGGGTGCGAGCTGACCCATGGAAGCACTGGGAAGAAAGCCCTGAGTGACAAGATGTCAGTGTTCTCCATGATTGGCCTTGCTTGGTATCTCATGTACACATGGCTTGTGGGGTAGCTGTTACACCCAGGCCTTGCAGCCTAGAGTTGCTGGGAACAGGACAGCCCTAGTCAGAatttgtaccccaggctggaaaACTGGGGAGTTCCCTGGAAGTCCTGTTAGAGGGGCTGCACCCCAAATACAACCTGACCTGTCTCCAAGGTGGGCAACTCAATTCTTAGATATTGATTGGGTCCCACGGCACCAATGCTTAAACACCAGCAGCCCTCACAACCTCAGATCACCCTGTTTTAAGGATGAAGAGGTGGTTCTCTGGATGCACAAGCTTCAATCCAAATGGGCTAACGACACCACAGCACAAACCCAGACTGCAGCCTGAAGGGTTGGAGCCTTGCATTCACAGAAAGCATCCAGACATCATCATGGACTCAGCGATACACCTGTGCTCCAATGTATACGAGTTACAGATGGAAACCTCCTAAGCCTCTCAGGAAGCACCACACAACTTTACTAAATGCTTCTCTGAAGACCCACAAGGGCTGAGAAACTGTACAACACCAGCACTAAAATGAACGCCCAGACTCCCACTTCCCTTCTTGGGTGGCCATCTGGAAAGGCCACCCCACCCGAAGGCTAATGCTTCAGACCAGTTCTTGGCTTAGATGATCTTAGACAATTGTTTAACATTAAACTGTTCATTGGCCAAGCAAGCAGGTGATTGTCCCCTCTGGGGAACCACACGCTGCGTGTACATCCATAACTCAGGAGAACCCACAAACGTCTGTTCCACATAGCAACAGAAGCCCAGGTGGCACTCAGTCTCACCGGGGTGTTCTCCAACATCCCAGCTCAGCCAAACGGCTTTCGATTTGTTTTTATGGTTAGACCCCAGGTCCTCAGGACACTGCTTCAGAAACAGATTCCTAATCCTCTTCTGTGTGTGGGTGGCATTCTATCCAAGTCTCTTTGTCCAGAGCATTATCTACGATACGCCCAGCCAGGCTGTCCGGAGGCTTTAAGTACTACTTTGGTGCAGGTAGTTCACCTTAGCCACAGCCAATGCAGCATAGGGTCAATTGTTTCAGGAGCCATGGAGAATCCAAAGTTGGTTCCTGCCCGGGCTTGGCCAGGGCTGGCCAAGGTAGACAAGGGGTTCCTCTGCGGAGTTCAACTTTAACCTCACCTTCCCACCAAATTTCTCAACTGTCCTTGACACCACAATTATTGAATGGACCCAACAGAAAGTAACCCCGGAAATTAGGACACCTCATCCCAAAAGACCTTTAAATAGGGGAAGTCCACTTGTGCACAGCTGCTCCTTACTACAGAAGACCTGGGACAGAGGACTGCTGTCTGCCCTCTCTGGTCACCCTGCCTAGCTAGAGGAGCTGTAAGTAACACAAAACTTAAACTTTTACACTGAGTTTTCATCATTGAAGCTATGCCTCCAATCTGACCTCTGACTGGGGGGCCACCCCAGAGGGACCCAGCGGGTAAATCCCTGCTGGGGTGTCTGTCTGGATCTCTGGTGGCTCCTGGGGACAATGGCTTTCAGCTAAGTTAATAGAGAAACTCAAGCAGTTTCAGCTTCTAAACACAAGTGTCCTAGTTGACATGTCCAGTAGAGATGATCGCAGGTCTTTGGAACATTGTTTGAGAAAAGCCTATTCAGGTCCTTGGTCTGTTTTTCAATcaaggtttgttgatttttgctattgagttgtttgacttCCTTATGTGTTTGGATAtttgccccttctaccatgtaggttttgcaaatattttctctcatttctggaTTATCTTTTCACGcagctgattgtttcctttgctgtgtagatgCTTTAGTGTTCAATACAGTCACAATGGCACTTgtctattttcccttttattgcctgtgcttttggtgtcatagccaAGAAATCATTACCTATATCAATGTCAAAAGCTTTATCCTTATATGCACTTCTAGTAGTTTATGGTTTCGGGTGTTGCATTTAGGTCTTCAGTTCATTCTGAATCGATGTTTCTACACGGTGTGAGATAAAGatttaaatacaaacatatataaaatcttGAGGTAGTGTACACTATAAATATACAATTGTTAATTGTCACTCAAGTCTAAATAGAGCTAGAAataataaacagttttttttttttttacttcaacaACTCTGTGTCACTGAGCTTATTTCACCTTTAGCCTGATAAAATCATTGTCCTCTGCACCCTGATTCCTACAGGAGACTACTCACCCCATAACCTCAAAAACCTCTTCATGAGGATGGTAAGTCACTTGAATCCTGAAGTGAATTACTCTCTAGTCCATTGGAAACTCATATAGGACAGCAGAATCTAGACCTCCAGAGAGCAGCAGGACACATCTTCAGAAAATAAGAAGCATTTGTTCCCTGAGCCTGTTGAATGAAAGTgcaatttctattgtttttggaATGTCGAAAAGTAAATACTAATATTTAAGCAGGTGAACCCAGGAGTAACATAGCAGGGTCTTTCTTGTCATTATCAGCTCCAACCTAGCACAGACATTAAACGTACAGATTTACACTAGCATGAAGCTGGGAGAACAGGAGCATTCGAGCGACCTTGAGACCAATGGACCTCTCTTACAAAATGCACACCTCTTCCTACTGAAGATCGAGAAGGTTTCTTGTCTCTGAGCCTTCTCCCAGCAGTTATAAATCCAGGCTGGCTCCTCCCTCCCACACATCCgctcctgctctccctcctctagGTGACCCCAGCCATGAGGACCCTTGTCATCCTTGCTGCCATTCTCCTGGTGGCCCTGCAGGCCCAGGCTGAGCCACTCCAGGCAAGAACTGACGAGGCTACTGCAGCCCAGGAGCAGATTCCAACAGACAACCCAGAAGTGGTTGTTTCCCTTGCCTGGGATGAAAGCTTGGCTCCAAAGGATTCAGGTGAGAGAGACCAGCATGTAGAGCTGCTGAGTCTAGAGGGAAAGACAGGAGACAGGTTCCAGAGTTGGGTCTCAGCAGTCTATGTCACTGAGGTGGCTTCACTTAGcatctctgagccttgattttctcatctataaattgaacagagagccaaataaatCTGAGAAGTTTTATTTCTCCGAAGACTTGATTCCAAGAAATATCTGTGAAATTCACTAGGTTTAAGATATGAAGAGACAGACTAGTTATCTCTGGATCTAAACAAGTAGACCTATCTATAAAGAGAACATTTTACTCTATTTATAGGAGAGCTTTTAAGAACTGGAGCCAAGCCTGAGGGTATGTTTAGGTGTGTGTGTCATGGGGCAGGAATGCAAAAATGAGAGCAAAGGAGAATGAGTCTCAAATTCTGTGTGACCAGCACTGCTCTGTGTATTTATTCCTATTGACTAAGGTTGTACGTGCTATATGGCAGCAATGCAGCCAGAATCACCCATTAGCTAGCATGTGACTTCCCCAAGATTCTCTTTCTTACCCACTGCTGACCCCGTATTCAATTTCTCATGCTCTCCCAGTCCCAGGCTTAAGGAAAAACATGGCCTGCTATTGCAGAATACCAGCGTGCTTTGCAGGAGAACGTCGCTATGGAACCTGCTTCTACCTGGGAAGAGTCTGGGCATTCTGCTGCTGagcttgcagaaaaaaaaaaagaaaaatgagctcaAAATTTGCTTCGAGAGGTATAGGGAATTGCTATCAACtcctgtaccttctgctcaatttccTTTCCTCATCCAAAATAAATGCCTTGTAACAAGATTTCTATGTTTACATCTCTTTAATGTGTGATATGTGTCTGTGTCAAGATACTTGGGGTACATGTaccaaaaagcaaaatcaaatgtTTGAACAATATAAAATTCCAAATTCTAGGAATTTTAAACAAGAATTTAGGATTCAGACCCAAATTGAAAAGAAGGCCCACATGACACCAACGATTTCCCCATCCACTGCTCTGCCTTTTCACTCTGCCTCATTTTCTCTGGATCCACTCTCAAAGAGCTCCCATGTGCTGCACAAACAATCAGTGTCAGCTTAAAGTTCAAGCAGTCACAAAATCATACTTCTCTGGGAAAACTACCATCCTCTGTGCTAAAGAATTGGAGTTTCATTGAACAATGTCAGAttgtacattttccttttaagaCATAGGGTTACATGAGATCCACTGAAACAACTTTAATTAAGAGGGAAATGGGTTGTGGGCAAAGGCGTGATGCATGGAACAGAAAACACAGCAGACCACACTGGAACGTCCTCATTAAGAGCAACCTCCAGCCACATCTACTAAGACCTGGATTTCACACTCATAAAATTGTCTTCACACCTAGAAAACACACACGCACTGGGCGGGCtaggtggctcaagtctgtaatcccagcactttgggaggccgagacaggcggatcacgaggtcaggagatcgagactattctggctgacacggtgaaaccctgtctctactaaaaaatacaaaaaactaatcgggcgaggtggcgggcgcctgtagtcccagctactcgggaggctgaggcaggagaatggcgtaaacccgggaggcagagcttgcagtgagctgagatctggccactgcactccagcctgggcgacagagcgagattgtctccaaaaaaaaaaaaaaaaagaaaaagaaaacacacacgcACTAATGCACCACTGTACTTTGCAACACCCACTCCCTTGTGTTGCCCTAAAGCTGCTGAGAACCTGATTCTGCCTGGAAAATGCAGCTTCAGAGGGgtaagggaggagggagggaaagcattTCACCAGGAACATGGTAGTCTTCCTGATGCTGCACGGTGCTGAGGAAGCTCAGGGGTCCAGGTACCTACTGAGACACTGCATGGATGGGGAAGCCCACATAGAAGCCAGGGAGGACAGAGTGGGTAATGATCCCAGACTTCTTGTTTAGACAGTGAAGGACACAAATAGGGAAACAGGAAGTGAACCCCAGGAGACTTCTTCGGGTTCCTATGACTGCCACGGACCTAGAATCATGTGATCCTTGAATTAACTTTCCATATGATTTTGAACGATGAACTGGGTCTAGATGGCTGCATCTTGGGGCATCTGCCAGAGGTTCACCTGGCTTCCTCCCAAGAATCTGAGGTCTCAGCTAAAACTTCATTTGGTCACTGAGGTCTTTTCTGATCTCTCCATTTTAAATTGCAACAAGTTCCCCCAGTCACCTCCATTCCCAGGATTTTCCTCATTGCTAACTATAGAATTGCAACCATCTCACCCCCTGTACACTTCACGTACTATCTGTAACATTTGCCTCCTTATCTAGAAGGGAAGCTGCATGTTTTGCTTATTGCTGTACCAGAGTGCATGGATGACTGCAACATAAAGTAAGGGGTTAATAAATTAATTCCGATTACATTAACAAATTGCATCTAATAGCATATCacaatacaaaattattaattaattgtTATTACTAAATTCTGTAGGAAAAAGCTAAATTCAACACAGATAGAGCAGTCCATGTTTCTAGACCCTATGACAATacacctttaaaaacaaaataaataaaaacattcaaggCTGAAAGATGAAAAATCATCATGGGTACGATTTGGCATCATGAAGCTTTAGGACTTTAGAAGAAAGAGGCCATTCTGGCTAGAGGTGGCAGAAAGATTTCATGTGAATCTTCAAGTACAACATGAATACTTTTAAAACGTGGAGAGGTTAAAAGAAGAGGTAGAGTAAAATATTTGGTGGACAGAATGGTATCAGGGCAAGAGCTATGCAGGATGAGGGTCGACCTCCACTGAATTTAGAGGAATAGATGTTGCCAGACAGAAGGTTGGAGGAGAATTCAGGCTGATGTGCTGAGAAGCCTCCGTCAATCCAAGGGAAAAGGGCCAGACAAGGACGGAGCCTCCCTGTTCTTCTGTGTGGATAAAGGCACACTGGGAGCACCACATGTGCCTTCTGCTCCTGCAGTCTAGGGTGGTCGATGACTGCTGCAAAATCTAGGACCAGGAGTGAGGGAGAGGTGTGAGGGTCTCCAAACAACCAGGGCCACTTGCTCGGCCTCAAATGAGACACAACACTGTTTATGCGATGCATGTACATTCTAGGATTAGTAATGACATACATGATCTTTTCTACCTGAAATGAGCCATTCATGTGGCAGGACAAGGAAATAAGGAATAAGACAGATACCTCATCCCTTTAAATGTAATTACTCAAGGGGACAGCAGCCCTGTCTCTGTAGGCAGGTAGAAGCCTAACTCCAGTAAGCACAAACTAGCAAACCTCGATGGCCCAATCACACTGCAAGACTCCGACTACCAACCTCCAGTGCATTTCCGCTAGCTCTCCCAGGGCTTAACCTTCCCTGGCTTTGTCTTCAGGGAGCTTGAGGCCAACGGCTCTCCCTATTACAACGTTCTGACTCACATTTCAACAGTCTTCAATAAACGCTTCcttcacattttcaaaaatcttGGTGAATTTTTACCtgtataataaatgaaataggcATCCTTTGCTGTTACTGTGCTGATTTTCTAAACTCGGCTTACAAGCAAAACTAGAAGGAAAGAGCTGAAAAGTactcattccattttatgaatatcaTGTTTCTTGGCCTCCTGTATGTCtatttttgagaagtatctgtttagGCCCtggaacacattttaaaagggtCATTTCTTTGTTACTTACTTATTTGTTTAAGTCCCTTGTAGAGGAAAATCACTTTGATCACGAGATCAAACCACCAACCAGCCTCTCCTTACTGCTACAGGTATGGACCTCGCCATCTCCAGGACATGGCTCATGTCCATTACCCTAATCCTTGCCTTGCTGTTTCCCTGAACTCCAGCTTTGCTGATTACCCCAAAAATGACCTCATTACGGTAGAATTTTGCTGAGATCACCATTTGCTTAGTGTAATCCCATTACCTTATGGATTGCAAAGGGAACCCATAGAGCCTCAGTCAGATTGGGAAGGCTGCCTACAAGCTTTTGCAAAACTACACGCTTGGGAGACCTGTGTGTAAGAATCTATGCCCAGAATCAACAGCTCTCCAGTGATAACATTCATGCAGTGCTGGGAAATGCCTATGGACTAGGTGTGTTCTGTGTGCGGGAAGCGGGTCCAGGTTTCACTTCCACAGGACACCCGGGCATCCAGAACCCGGAGATCTTCCTCTGCAGCTCCTTTACACCCCTTCATATTTTGTCCCAAAACCTCATCATTGTGACCCTACACAGGCACCTACTAATGCCCTGGAACCTAAAGAGCCATCACCAAGCCTTAAGTTTCCCCAAATGGCCCAAATTTCTTCTTATGCTGCGATAAGACTGGGTGCTGACTTCCTCCAATGCTGAAATTCCTGGGCACTCCACTCATCAGGAACTCACTGTTCCTCACAGGGACAGCTGACCCCCACTGCTCTGCCACAGCGACCACCCAGCAAGGCTTGACGCCTCCTCCTTGCACTTAAAGGTTGGGGAGATGCTTCAGCTCTCACTCCACTGCCCCCCAGTCCTCCACACAGCCCAGTGCCTGCTGCCTTCACACACAGAGCTGCCAGGGGAGGCTGAGCACCAGCCTGTGGGACCAGCGCTGTGCACGACCTTCCCATGGTGGCAGGGGCTGCCGGCCTGCACACTGGGTTCAGCAGCCTCACTGTAGGTATTTATTGCTTCAGGAGTGACTGCATTCTTTTCTTATTATCCCATCTACCTCACTAGGAGAAGGACGAAAAGGGTGGATAgtggtacattttaaaatgtgctctaGTCTTCCCAGGAATTCTCCTCAAATAACATGGGAAGAACCACAGGAGCTCGATCCTGCATGTCTCAAGTGACCAGTGATCATCCCACTCACACTGTGTGTATGGAGACTCTTAAGCCTGCCCAGAATCGGCTATGGAATAAGGTATTTGAGCACACAGCACCAGGTGATCCAAGCTAACACCAATCTCGCTGCCACCTTGACCACCTCACTGAGAGACTTCCAAGAGACATTAGGTCTCAAGCAGCAAACTCAGGAGTCCCCGGCTACAATGGTCCTAGACATTCGTTTAGCCTTAAACTGTCCATTGCCCAAGCAATGAGGCAACTGTCAGCTCCAGGGAACCACATGCTGTGCACATCATAACAGACTGGCAGAACACCGCCCTGCCTGGAAACAAAAGCCAAGGTGGGATTCAGTCTCCCCGAGGTGGTCTGCAACATCCCAGCCCAGCCATCGGCTTTGACGTGTTGTAATGGTGAGAActcaggtactggggaggctggttCGGGGCAAGATTCCTCATCCTCTCCTGTGAATAGTGATTGTGTTCTTGTCTCTCTAACAAAGTGTATCCTGGGAGATGCCGGCCAGGCTCTCCTGGGGACTTTAAATATTCCCCTGCTGCAGCGGGCTCAGCCTCAGCCACCAGCACAGGCACCTCGGGGTTCATTATCCTAGGAGTCATGGAGAATCCATCGTTGGTTGCTGCCTGGGCCTGGCCAGGGCTGACCAAGGAGATGAGGGGACCCTCCTAGACTCCTGTCCAGACAGCTTCCCACCATTTCTCAACTGCCCTTACCAAAGAGTTGTTAACACCCAACGGAAAGTAGCCAGGATATTGGGACACCTGATCCCAAATAGCTCTTAAATAGGAAGTCCTCTGCTGTTTGTGCCGCGGCTGCTCTTACCACAGGAGACCCGGGACAGAGGACTGCTGTCTGCCCTCTCTCTTCACTCTGCCTAACTTGAGGATCACAGCAAGTAACACAAAACTTAAACTTTCCTGTCGAGGTTTGAACATTGAAGCTGTGCACCCAATCTGATCTGTGACTCCCAGGCCACCCAAGAGGGACCTAGTGGGTGAATCCCCTGCTGTGTATTTCTCTCTGAACCTCTGGGGgctgctgggagcagtggctaCCAGCTCAGTGTCAGAAACTCAAGAAATTTCCTTCTAATTACACGTGTCCTACTTGACACATCCAGCTTAGAACAACAATAGCTCCTTGGCTTACCCTTCTATTTGGAAGAAGCCGGATGCCGCTCCTCGTACCGACGTCAGGTTATTTCTTATTTGCTACTGAGTTGTTTGATTGCCTTACGCATTTAGATGTTCACCCTTCTACCACATAGGGTTTGCAACtattgtctttcattttctgagTTGCTTTTTCACTCAGTTGAttatttgtttgttggtttgttttttgacgTGCATTTGCTTTAGAGGTCGGTGCGGCTACTTGTCTCTTTTCCCGTTTATTGCCTGTGTCTTTGGTGTCATAGCAAAGATATCATTACCAACATCAATGTCAAAGCGTTATCTTCATATGTTCCTCTCGTCGTTTTACGGTTTCAGGACTATGTTtgagtcttcaatccattttgagttggtttgTGTATATAGTATATGATAAAGGACCACATGTATACAAACATCAAATCCTAAGGTGGAGTACAGTAGATATATAccatttttcattcttattcaCATCTCTATAGAGCTGGAAATGaatttttcagtgtagatgaaattTTGACCTTGATATCACTGTGTTCATTTCACCTATCGCATGATAGGGTCATTGTCTCTACACTGGCTACAGGCTACACCTCATGCCTTCATAAGAGTGATCATGCCTATGATGCCTGCAACAAATCACTCTTCACTTGACAGGAAATTCATGCCTGCTGCCAGAGTGTAGACCTATAGAGAGTAGTGGGGCCATCTGAAGGAAAGGAACATTTGTATCCTGAACTTGCTGAACAAAGCACTGCTGTTATCCTTTGGTAGAACAGTAAAAGTAAATGTAATGAAGTAGAAACAGGAGAAAGATGCCAGGTTCCTCATCTTCACCATCCTCTCCACCAGCACAGACACTAAACATAGAGATTCAAACTAGAGTGAAAGCTAGGAGAGCAAAAGAAGAAGACATGGACATTGAGACCAATGGGATCCCATATAATCTCCAACGAAATGCACACCTCCTCTCTCTGAGAAGGTTCAAGATTTCCTGTCTCTGAGCCTTCTCTCTGCAGACATAGAAATCCAGGCTAACTCCTCTCTCCCCACTTGTCCGCTCCTGCTCTGCCTCTTCCAGGTCACTCCAGCCATGAGGACCTTTGCCCTCCTCACCGCCATGCTTCTCCTGGTGGCCCTGCAGCCTCAGGCAGAGGCACGTCAGGCAAGAGCTGATGAAGCTGCCGCCCAGCAGCAGCCTGGAGCAGATGATCAGGGAATGGCTCATTCCTTTACACGGCCTGAAAACGCCGCTCTTCCACTTTCAGGTGAGACAGGCCGGCATGCAGAGCTGCAGGGTCTGGAGGGATGGATGGGAGACAGAGTCGGGAATCGAGTCTCAGTGGTCCT from the Papio anubis isolate 15944 chromosome 8, Panubis1.0, whole genome shotgun sequence genome contains:
- the LOC101016942 gene encoding neutrophil defensin 1; protein product: MRTLVILAAILLVALQAQAEPLQARTDEATAAQEQIPTDNPEVVVSLAWDESLAPKDSVPGLRKNMACYCRIPACFAGERRYGTCFYLGRVWAFCC
- the BTDB gene encoding theta defensin subunit B precursor, producing MRTFALLTAMLLLVALQPQAEARQARADEAAAQQQPGADDQGMAHSFTRPENAALPLSESAKGLRCVCRRGVCQLL